The stretch of DNA GGCCAGACGCGGCTTTTTTTCCACCCCATCCTACAGCCTGCATAAATTCACCGACCCGTCCATGGACCTGACTTTCAAAACCTACATTCAGGAAGTGAATAATCTTGAAAACGGGTACATCAGTGAAATGAATGATCTTATGCCTGTCGGTAGTACGGAGAACGACAAGGATTAGCTCCGCTGCTTCAGCAGGAAAGTCCGGACATTCTCATCCGCAATGGAAATCCGGTCATATCCTTGAAACTGGTGGTCGTTGTCATAGGAAATGATTTCGGCCCCGGCCTTCCTGAGTATTGATTTCATTATATTCTGGTCCAGCAGTTCATCCTGCTCTCCGATCAGGGCCAGCACGTGTCCTTTGTTCACGCCCTTTTCCGCAATTCCTTTCTGCAGCTCTTCTTCCACAATTGTGAAGCGGTCCACATGTTCCTGTTCAATGAGGATGCTGTCGCCGTTAGAAAATTCATAAATTTCGCCCAGCCGGCTGCGGACCAGTGCTGCCGGGGTCAGTGCCGGATTGATCAGCAGTGCGGGGACTCCGTGGCGCAGGTGCATGATCAGGGAGTATAAACCGCCCATGGAAGAACCCTGCATGACAACGGGGCGGTTTTTGTTTTCCATGACAATGGCATCGATTATTTCAAGGCAGTCCAGCGGGTCGGCGGGCAGGTCCGGGCTGATCATTTCGTGCTCGGGATAATTCTCAGTAAGTGCAGCGGCCTTGGAGTTTGCGCCGGATGATCCGAATCCGTGTATGTTGATAAAAATGTTTTTCATATCAGTAAGATTTAGGTATGTTGTTTGTCAAAAGTTTTGATCTGTCCTTCCTATCTTGAACCGGGTATTAATCAAATGTGTGATGCAGGTAAAGGAGCAAGTGGTGAATAAGGAACATCCGGCAATTGTTTTCTTCAGCGGAGGCACGGCTTTGAACGGGCTGGCCGCTGAGCTTGCGAAAGTCAATCCGGCGTGTGCCTATATCATTACTACTTTTGATTCCGGGGGCAGTTCTGCCGCGCTGCGGGAAGTGTTCGACATGCCCGCGGTGGGTGATGTCCGTAACCGTTTGCTGGCCCTTGCCGATACCGTCAGTCCTGAAAAAGCCAATATTGTTGAAATGCTCAATACAAGACTGCCCTCCTATGCGGACCGTACTGCGCTGTATGGGCAGCTTTCTCATCTTGCCAATGGTTCCCACACACTTATGGATGGTTTTTCCGAAGTGGTCCGTAAGATTCTTTCCGAGCGGTTTGCCCTTTTTATTGAGCTGGCCGGGGACAGTTTTGATCCGGTCAATGCCAGTCTGGGCAATATTGTACTGGCCGCCGGGTTCATGGCCCACCAGAGAGTGCTTGCTCCGCCCATTGCCCAGCTTTCCCGGCTCATCGGCGCAAGGGGCATTGTCCGCGCTTCCACGGTGGATAACGGGCATCTGGCAGTGCGTCTGGTAAACGGGGAAATTCTCGCCGGGCAGCATTTGTTCACCGGTAAGGAGCGTGATCCCGTTGCTTCCCCTATCGATGGTATGTGGATATGTTCCGGGGTGGATGATCCCTGGCCGCGTCCGGTGCATGCATCGTCGCTGGCCATTAATCTGGTCAATGATGCGGATTTGATTGTTTATCCCATGGGCAGCTTTTATTCCAGCACATTGGCTGCTGTTTCCCCGCAGGGGCTGGGGCAGGCTGTTTCCAATAATTCCTGTCCCAAGGTGTTTATACCTAATATGGGATTTGATCCTGAACTAATCGGCCACGACATAAATCTTCAGGTGGAACGGCTTCTGGAAATACTGCGCATGGACAATGCCGCCTATATAAGTTCCGACAAGGCTTTGAATTATATCATTATTGATTCCGAGAGCGGCAATTATCAGGAGGAGCAGGATTTTACGGCTTTGGAAAAACTGCCCCTGAAAGTAATTGACCGCAGGCTTGTTTCAGATGAGTCTGGAGGGCTGATTGATCCCCGGCTATTAAGCCCCATACTCATGGAGTTGGCGGTAGGGATGGGAATCCGGGATACAAGTTAAATCTGAAAATAAGGAATCTTTATGTATATAGGTGCTCATATGCCCATAACCGGCGGGGTGGACAAGGCTGTGGAAAGAATAATGTCCATCGGCGGGACCGCCCTGCAGATTTTCACCCGCAACCAGCGCCAGTGGAAGGTCAAGCCCCTTGAAGACAAGGTGGTGGAAAATTTTAAAAACCTGCGGGAGGAATGGGGCAATTATCCGGTCAGTGTCCATGATTCCTATCTTATAAATCTTGCCTCCCCCAAGCCGGACAGCGTTGCAAAGTCTGTAAAGGCTTTTGCTGAGGAATTGCGCCGTACAGAGCAGTTGGGCATTGAATATCTGGTCACCCATCCCGGTTCGCATCTCGGCACAGGCAAGGTTGAGGCTCTGGAACGCTACGTATCAAATCTTGATCAGGCTATTGCCCTTTCGGAAACAGAGGAAGTGAAGGTGCTCATTGAAAATACTGCCGGTCAGGGAACCAATCTCGGCAGTCGTTTCGGGGAACTGGCGACCATACTTGAGGATTCCGGTTATACTTCGCGCATGGGGGTCTGCTTTGATACCTGCCATGCTTTTGCCGCCGGTTACGACCTGCGCACAGCTGAATCCTGCGCAGAGGTTTTTGAGCGTTTTGATAAGTTGATCGGTCTGGATTTTATCCGTTTTTTTCACCTGAATGACAGCAAGCAGGAGCTGGGTTCCAATAAAGACCGGCACGAACATATCGGAAAAGGCTATATAGGACTTGAAGGATTCAAGTCCATCATCAGCGATCCACGTTTTTCAGCGGTACCCAAAGTGATTGAAACACCAAAGGATGATGACCCGGAATTCAAGCTCGACAAAATGAATATCGACCTGCTCCGTTCCCTGCGCGAATAACAGGCGGGGAGGACTGTTTCTGACAATCCGGTTTTTGGTAACGGGGAAAAGACTGTCTCCAAACCGTCTTTTGCGCCGCAATTTTTCCGACTGATCAGATGTGACTACAGATTTTCAAGGCAGTTCCTCAGGGTGGAAACACCGCAGGAATGGAACATGTGCAGAGGAATATCTTTTGCCTTGGTGTACTTTACGATGTCTTTCTTTGCTGCGTGTGAAATCTGATTGGTAAAGATGATTACATGGTCGGCATTGCCAAGTTTTGAGGAAACCTTGTTTTCCTTGCCGGTGAAAACTTTGAGTTTAACGCCTTTCTTCTTGGCTGAAACAATGTAATCCCGTTTAAGTCTGTCCATACCGCCTATAAGGGCTGCGCACATGATTGCCTCCATGTTTTTTTAGTGTTGATTATTTTATAGTGAAAATGATTTTCAATGTCAAGAGATGGTCTAAAAAATTCTCCTTATAAATTGAGAGTGGCGGACTATACCGGAAATACTCAAAAGACATGCAAGATTGCTATTTTTTGATGCGGGTTTAAGTTATCATTTGATTTCAAGCTTTGTGGATTTATTGTAGTTTCGTATGGATGGTATTTATTTCGGTTCAAATTTACGCTGATGGAAATTTTAATTTGATGAACAACCATGGCTCAATAGCTGATTCTGGATCAGGCAATTTCGGGTACCGCATTCTGCTTATGCTTGCATTCGCGGTTTTTGCCGGATTTGTCGGACTCTCGTTATGGGTCGGCTATTCTTCCCAGCTGCAGGTACGGAATACTGCCCGCGAGCTTTTTGTAGGCGAATCTGCCAGGCGGGCCATGGCTGTGAGTTTTTATTTTTCCAACCGGGTTTCCGAGCTTGAGAATGTAGCTGCAAGAGGTCCGGTGCAGTCCCTGATTGATGCTCTGGAAGGGCAGGGTCCGGCAGTGGCGAAAAAGGATACCGGCCTTGTCGACGATGTCTGTTCGTTGTTTAACAGCAATCTGGCCCGGCGCAGTGTGGGGGATGAACTTGCTTATTCCCGAATTGCGTTGCTTGATGAAAACGGCGGATTGCTTGTGGATTCAGATGCTGAGTGCGTGCTGGA from Desulfovibrio sp. JC010 encodes:
- a CDS encoding YqiA/YcfP family alpha/beta fold hydrolase: MKNIFINIHGFGSSGANSKAAALTENYPEHEMISPDLPADPLDCLEIIDAIVMENKNRPVVMQGSSMGGLYSLIMHLRHGVPALLINPALTPAALVRSRLGEIYEFSNGDSILIEQEHVDRFTIVEEELQKGIAEKGVNKGHVLALIGEQDELLDQNIMKSILRKAGAEIISYDNDHQFQGYDRISIADENVRTFLLKQRS
- a CDS encoding GAK system CofD-like protein → MNKEHPAIVFFSGGTALNGLAAELAKVNPACAYIITTFDSGGSSAALREVFDMPAVGDVRNRLLALADTVSPEKANIVEMLNTRLPSYADRTALYGQLSHLANGSHTLMDGFSEVVRKILSERFALFIELAGDSFDPVNASLGNIVLAAGFMAHQRVLAPPIAQLSRLIGARGIVRASTVDNGHLAVRLVNGEILAGQHLFTGKERDPVASPIDGMWICSGVDDPWPRPVHASSLAINLVNDADLIVYPMGSFYSSTLAAVSPQGLGQAVSNNSCPKVFIPNMGFDPELIGHDINLQVERLLEILRMDNAAYISSDKALNYIIIDSESGNYQEEQDFTALEKLPLKVIDRRLVSDESGGLIDPRLLSPILMELAVGMGIRDTS
- a CDS encoding deoxyribonuclease IV, translated to MYIGAHMPITGGVDKAVERIMSIGGTALQIFTRNQRQWKVKPLEDKVVENFKNLREEWGNYPVSVHDSYLINLASPKPDSVAKSVKAFAEELRRTEQLGIEYLVTHPGSHLGTGKVEALERYVSNLDQAIALSETEEVKVLIENTAGQGTNLGSRFGELATILEDSGYTSRMGVCFDTCHAFAAGYDLRTAESCAEVFERFDKLIGLDFIRFFHLNDSKQELGSNKDRHEHIGKGYIGLEGFKSIISDPRFSAVPKVIETPKDDDPEFKLDKMNIDLLRSLRE
- a CDS encoding DUF2325 domain-containing protein, translating into MCAALIGGMDRLKRDYIVSAKKKGVKLKVFTGKENKVSSKLGNADHVIIFTNQISHAAKKDIVKYTKAKDIPLHMFHSCGVSTLRNCLENL